TCGCTGCGCGATCACCAGGATCACCCCGACCTGGATCTCGGGCAGGAGTGAGCCCGGATGGGGCATAACCACGGTCACGACCATGGGAGTACTCCTTTGCAGGCCGATCGCGGGACGCGTCGTCGGCTGCTGATCGCGTTCGGCATCACCGCGATCATCGTGGTGGCTCAAGCGGTGGGCAGCGTGGTCACTGGCAGTCTCGCGTTGTTGACCGATACCGCTCATGCTTTGGCTGATGCGTCGGGATTGTTGGTTGCGGTCATTGCCGCGACGATGATGCTGCGTCCCCCCAGCAGTAAACGGACCTGGGGATTCGCTCGGATCGAAGTCATCGCCGCGCTAGGGCAAGCTGTCCTGCTGATCGTCGTCGGTAGCTATGCCGCGATCGAAGGCGTCCGCAGACTCTTCGAGCCGGCGGACGTGCCCGGTACCGAACTGCTGGTGTTCGGCGTGATCGGCCTGATCGCCAATATCGCCGCCATTGTGGTGCTGGCCTCCAGGCGAGGCGACAACTTCAACATGCGGGCGGCATTTCTGGAGGTGCTCAACGACGCTCTGGGGTCGGTGGGGGTGATCGTTGCGGCGATCGTCATCAACACCACCGGTTTCCAGCGAGCCGACACCATCGCCGCGCTGTTCATCGCCGCCTTGATCATCCCGCGCGCATTCACGCTACTGCGGCAGACGGTTAAGGTGCTGATGGAGTACGCCCCTACGGGACTCGATCTGGATGAGGTCCGGGATCACATACTGGAGCTGGATCATGTTCGAGACGTGCACGACTTGCACGCATCCATGATCGGGACCGGCCTGCCGGTCATCTCCGCGCATGTCGTGATCGATGATCAGTGCTTCGAATCCGGTCACGCCCCGCAGATCCTGGAGGAGATCCTCACCTGCGTCAAGGAGCATTTCCCCGTCTCCATTGACCATGCCACCATTCAACTGGAGACTGCCGCCGTGCGTGACCGTGAATCTCCCGCAGTCCGACACGCTTGACCCGCTACGAGCCGGAGATGAACGGTTCACATTTCTGCACGATGGGTAGTGCGGGTCCGGCCAGCGGACTTGCTCGGCGCGGCGGCAGGAAAGGGATCGGCGGGCGCGGAGACGGCCACCAATGCGGGTGAAGGTACGACCCTGAAGGCCTCGGCAGGCTGGCCGACCCACGCGATCACCGCCCGAACCCGAGACTGTCTGATCAGCTGAGGCCCGGAGTCCGAGAGAGCGGCGGCCGAATGGGCGCACGCGAGCAGGCCCGGTCGTTCGACGGCAGGTGGACGGCCCGCATGAAACGTCGCCGATCGCGGGGGTGCGCCGGAGCAGGCGCGAATCGGACCCCGGGATACCCGCTTCCTACGATAGGGATCATGTCGCCGTCGTCGAAGGCACCCTCGTCCAAAGCTTCCGCCACCGCCAGACCGCTGCGTACCCGCGGTGTGGTGCCGGTCGTGGTGCTGCTCGCGGTCGTGGCGGCAGGTGTGGTGGTCCCGCTCTCGCGAATGTCCACGGACCTGGCACTCGAGCTCCTCGGCGTCCCGAACCCGGGCCTGCTCACCACCGCCGGGCTCCCGGCGGTCCGCGCGATCGCCGAGCTGCTGGCATCGGTGGCGGTGGGAATGGCGCTGTTCGCCGCGTTCTTCACCCCGCCGCAGAAAGACAAGACCCTCGACGTGGACGGCTACCGCGCACAGCAGATCTCCTCGTGGATCAACATCGCGTGGGCGATCGCCGCGGCCCTGCTCATCCCGCTGACCCTGTCGGATGTGTCCGGGCGCACGCTCTGGCAGTCCCTGCCGCCGGACCAGTGGATCGTGGCGATCACTCAGATCGAGGTGGCGTCCTCGTGGCGCTGGGCCGCGATCATTGCACTGGTCGCCGGGATCGGGCAGCGGCTCACCGTGAGCTGGCGCTGGTCGGTCATCTGGCTGGGGGTCACGGTGCTCTCGCTCCTGCCCGTTGCCGCGACGGGCCACGCCTCGGGCGGCACCGCCCACGACATCGCCGCCAACTCGCTGATTATCCACCTGTTCGCTGCCGCGTTCTACGTCGGTGGGCTCGTCGCGGTGATCGCCCACGCGATGCGTGGCGGGGGCCGGGTAGCGCTTTCATTGCGCCGCTATTCGGTGGTGGCCACGGTGGCGATCGTCGCGCTCGGGCTGACCGGGATCATCAACGGGCTGGTCCGTCTGCACCCCGCCGACCTGTTGTCTTCGACCTACGGGCTGCTGATTGTGGCCAAAGCGTTGTGCCTGGCACTGTTGGCGGTGTTCGGGCTGGCGGTGCGCCGGCGCATCATCAACCGCATCGAGGGAACGTCGGCCAACGCCCCGGTGGACCGCGGCACGCTGCTGCGCATCGGACTGGTCGAAACGGTGATCATGGCGGGCACCCTGGGTCTGTCGGTCTCGCTCGGCCGCACCCCGCCCCCGGCACCGCTCTATGTGCCCACCCGGCAGGAGTCGCTGCTGGGTTTTGAGTTGCCGGGGCCGTTCTCCTTCGAGACGGTGTTCGGTCTGTGGCGCTTCGACCTGGTGCTGGGTCTGGCCTCGGTGATCCTGCTCGGGCTCTACGTGTGGGGGCTGATCACCCTGCGCCGACGCGGCGACTCCTGGCCGGTGGGACGAACCGTGGCGTGGGTGCTCGGGTGCGTGCTGCTGTTCCTGACCACCAGCTCCGGTATGGGGATGTACATGATGGCCGACTTCTCCAGCCACATGGTCGGGCACATGCTCATCTCGATGCTCGTTCCGGTCCTGCTCGCCCTAGGCGGGCCGCTGACACTGGCACTGCGGGCGCTCCCGGCGGCGGGCCGCGGCAACCCGCCGGGACCACGCGAGTGGATCGTGGAGTTCATCAACAACCCGCTCTCCCGATTCCTCACCCACCCGATCGTCGCCTCGGTGCAGTTCGTCGCCGGTTTCTATCTTGTCTACTTCGGCGGGTTCTACGAGACGCTGGCCTCCGAGCACCTGGGCCACATGTTCATGAACGTGCACTTCCTCATCAGCGGCTACCTGTTCTA
This Dietzia psychralcaliphila DNA region includes the following protein-coding sequences:
- a CDS encoding cytochrome c oxidase assembly protein; this translates as MSPSSKAPSSKASATARPLRTRGVVPVVVLLAVVAAGVVVPLSRMSTDLALELLGVPNPGLLTTAGLPAVRAIAELLASVAVGMALFAAFFTPPQKDKTLDVDGYRAQQISSWINIAWAIAAALLIPLTLSDVSGRTLWQSLPPDQWIVAITQIEVASSWRWAAIIALVAGIGQRLTVSWRWSVIWLGVTVLSLLPVAATGHASGGTAHDIAANSLIIHLFAAAFYVGGLVAVIAHAMRGGGRVALSLRRYSVVATVAIVALGLTGIINGLVRLHPADLLSSTYGLLIVAKALCLALLAVFGLAVRRRIINRIEGTSANAPVDRGTLLRIGLVETVIMAGTLGLSVSLGRTPPPAPLYVPTRQESLLGFELPGPFSFETVFGLWRFDLVLGLASVILLGLYVWGLITLRRRGDSWPVGRTVAWVLGCVLLFLTTSSGMGMYMMADFSSHMVGHMLISMLVPVLLALGGPLTLALRALPAAGRGNPPGPREWIVEFINNPLSRFLTHPIVASVQFVAGFYLVYFGGFYETLASEHLGHMFMNVHFLISGYLFYWVIIGVDAAPRHFSPFYKLMVLLGSLPFHAFFGIMLMNYKTVLAESWYSGIGLPWVPDLLQSQQVGGGVAWAAGEIPLFIVMLALAWQWFQTDMREARRGERQAERDDDAELKAYNDMLREMSQTDRR
- a CDS encoding cation diffusion facilitator family transporter, which translates into the protein MQADRGTRRRLLIAFGITAIIVVAQAVGSVVTGSLALLTDTAHALADASGLLVAVIAATMMLRPPSSKRTWGFARIEVIAALGQAVLLIVVGSYAAIEGVRRLFEPADVPGTELLVFGVIGLIANIAAIVVLASRRGDNFNMRAAFLEVLNDALGSVGVIVAAIVINTTGFQRADTIAALFIAALIIPRAFTLLRQTVKVLMEYAPTGLDLDEVRDHILELDHVRDVHDLHASMIGTGLPVISAHVVIDDQCFESGHAPQILEEILTCVKEHFPVSIDHATIQLETAAVRDRESPAVRHA